Proteins co-encoded in one Thermochromatium tepidum ATCC 43061 genomic window:
- the sufC gene encoding Fe-S cluster assembly ATPase SufC, translating to MLSVKGLRANVGDQEILKGLDLEVGSGEVHAIMGPNGSGKSTLSHVLAGREGYRVTAGSVTFVGQDLLALEPEERARLGLFLAFQYPVELPGVNNTAFLKAALNSLRKARGEPELDAVAFLRLIKDKLRVLHLDESLLKRPVNVGFSGGEKKRNEIFQMALLEPRLAILDETDSGLDIDALRGVAEGINALRSPERSMILVTHYQRLLDYIQPDYVHVLAQGRIIRSGGKELALELEEKGYGWIDAELAA from the coding sequence ATGCTGTCTGTCAAGGGCCTGCGGGCCAACGTGGGTGATCAAGAGATCCTCAAGGGGCTGGATCTAGAGGTCGGGTCGGGCGAGGTCCATGCCATCATGGGGCCGAACGGCTCGGGCAAGAGCACCCTGTCCCACGTCTTGGCGGGACGCGAGGGCTATCGGGTCACCGCCGGATCCGTGACCTTCGTGGGACAGGACCTGCTCGCGCTCGAACCCGAGGAGCGGGCCCGGCTCGGACTCTTTCTGGCCTTTCAGTACCCGGTCGAGCTGCCGGGCGTCAACAACACCGCCTTCCTCAAGGCCGCGCTCAACAGCCTGCGCAAGGCGCGCGGCGAGCCCGAACTCGACGCCGTTGCCTTTTTGCGTCTGATCAAGGACAAGCTCAGGGTCCTGCATCTCGACGAATCCCTGCTCAAACGCCCGGTCAATGTCGGTTTTTCGGGGGGCGAAAAGAAGCGCAACGAGATCTTCCAGATGGCGCTCTTGGAACCCAGGCTTGCCATCCTCGACGAGACCGACTCGGGGCTCGACATCGACGCCCTGCGCGGGGTGGCCGAGGGCATCAATGCCCTGCGCTCGCCCGAGCGCTCCATGATCCTGGTCACCCACTATCAGCGTCTGCTCGACTACATCCAGCCGGACTATGTGCACGTCCTGGCGCAGGGTCGCATCATCCGCTCGGGTGGCAAGGAACTGGCGCTGGAGCTGGAAGAGAAGGGCTACGGCTGGATCGACGCGGAGCTGGCCGCATGA
- a CDS encoding DUF1156 domain-containing protein, translating to MPLNDKRLIEVAFPLKQTSIDAVHEKNVRHGHISTLHIWPARRPLAASRAALIATLLPDPGDKEKRDEILKRLGGTLKKTTKKKKMPNGRVEEIDAWETEGGVLHWGRETSPDLDWFRQEIRKAYGGRAPRVLDPFAGGGAIPLEAMRLGCEVTAIDINPVAWFILKCTLEYPQKLAGQKRRLPDFALQDVAFLTEYFKARGLRPKDAERRARQAAGKAQAARHDNRELFEAPEVEAEELDADLAWHVRAWGRWVLKEARKDLARFYPTYAEYCTLKPYRVVPLDIHPSPADGRGAGGEGLKLVPINDDGEPQVEVLNAGFDTAYLENPANPRWVAKPTVAYLWARTVRCKGCRAEVPLLKTRWLAKKDHKRVLLTMQPREDGTGVVFGIDPNPPVKGGNAAQKREYDKKLGQGTMSRAGVTCPCCGTIMTMEDLRLEGRAGRMGAVMTAVVVDGPEGKEYRRPTAHEIEMACSAESMLAGVFADMPFGLPDEQTPKGGAGAARAFSVDGYGLDQWHKLFTPRQLLALGVFVKAIRAVPGELSFAEAEWREALLAYLSILFDKTADYSSAICTWHNSGEKIGHTFARFALPMVWDIAELTAINGVGGGWQAQLDWVARYIEHGLSAACGQAQTLQRSATQILDGVFDVVVTDPPYYDAIPYSDLMDFFYVWLRRTLWGVSPEFDAAFAAPLAPKWNHDANDGELIDDASRFGGDREASKRNYEAGMARAFKACHAALRPEGRLVIVFAHKQPDAWETLVSAIIQAGFVVDGSWPIQTEMGNRMRAMASAALASSVWLVCRKRDPLARAGWDTQVLKEMESSITTKLRDFWDAGIRGPDFIWAATGPALESYSRYPAVKKASEPGALMSVTDFLGHVRRIVVDFVVGRVLSHGQSEPAPGDHPLDDVTTYYLLHRNDFGLKEAPAGPCILYAVSCGLSERELADQYELLAKSGGGSQAEDAEPADDDEDGDAEEAAATGGGGKYKLKDWRARKHRSLGVETASGRAIPLIDQVHKLMQLWVAGDVVKVNDYLDSRALRRSQVFAQLIQALIEKSRAEGRTDECSILERLQNYLRSVGSTAQAPLGLE from the coding sequence ATGCCCCTGAACGACAAACGCCTGATTGAGGTCGCCTTCCCGCTCAAGCAGACCTCCATCGACGCGGTGCACGAGAAGAATGTGCGCCATGGGCACATCTCCACCCTTCACATCTGGCCGGCGCGCCGTCCCTTGGCGGCCTCGCGCGCGGCGCTCATCGCCACCTTGCTGCCCGACCCAGGCGACAAAGAGAAGCGCGATGAAATCCTCAAGCGCCTGGGCGGAACGCTCAAGAAGACCACCAAGAAAAAGAAAATGCCCAACGGGCGGGTGGAGGAGATCGACGCCTGGGAGACCGAGGGTGGCGTGCTGCATTGGGGGCGCGAGACCAGTCCCGACCTGGACTGGTTCCGGCAGGAGATCCGCAAGGCCTACGGGGGGCGCGCGCCCCGCGTGCTCGACCCCTTCGCCGGCGGCGGGGCGATCCCGCTGGAGGCGATGCGGCTAGGTTGTGAAGTAACCGCCATCGACATCAACCCGGTGGCCTGGTTCATCCTGAAATGCACCCTGGAATATCCGCAGAAGCTTGCGGGACAGAAGCGGCGGCTGCCGGATTTTGCGCTCCAAGACGTGGCCTTCCTCACCGAATACTTTAAGGCCCGCGGCCTAAGACCTAAGGACGCCGAACGGCGCGCACGGCAAGCGGCGGGCAAGGCGCAAGCGGCACGGCACGACAATCGCGAGTTGTTCGAGGCTCCCGAGGTCGAGGCCGAGGAGCTCGATGCGGACCTCGCCTGGCACGTGCGCGCCTGGGGTCGCTGGGTGCTCAAGGAGGCGCGCAAGGACCTGGCGCGCTTTTATCCCACCTACGCCGAGTATTGCACCCTGAAGCCCTATCGTGTCGTGCCATTGGACATCCACCCCTCTCCCGCAGACGGGAGAGGGGCCGGGGGTGAGGGGTTGAAGCTCGTGCCGATCAACGATGACGGCGAGCCGCAGGTCGAGGTGCTCAACGCCGGTTTCGATACCGCCTACTTGGAAAACCCCGCCAACCCGCGCTGGGTGGCCAAGCCCACGGTGGCCTACCTGTGGGCGCGGACCGTCCGGTGCAAAGGCTGCCGCGCCGAGGTGCCGCTGCTCAAGACCCGGTGGCTGGCGAAGAAAGACCACAAGCGCGTGCTGCTCACCATGCAGCCCCGCGAGGACGGGACGGGCGTGGTCTTCGGCATCGACCCCAACCCTCCGGTCAAAGGCGGCAACGCTGCGCAGAAACGGGAGTACGACAAAAAACTCGGGCAAGGGACCATGAGTCGCGCCGGTGTCACCTGCCCCTGCTGCGGCACGATCATGACGATGGAAGACCTGCGACTGGAAGGCCGCGCCGGGCGGATGGGTGCAGTGATGACCGCGGTGGTGGTTGATGGCCCGGAAGGCAAAGAGTACCGGCGGCCCACCGCGCACGAGATCGAGATGGCTTGCTCAGCGGAGTCGATGCTTGCGGGTGTCTTCGCAGACATGCCTTTCGGACTGCCAGACGAACAGACTCCCAAGGGAGGCGCGGGAGCGGCGCGGGCATTCTCTGTTGACGGCTACGGGCTCGATCAGTGGCACAAACTGTTCACGCCGCGGCAGCTTCTGGCCCTAGGCGTATTCGTGAAGGCGATCCGCGCCGTGCCTGGGGAACTGAGTTTCGCGGAGGCGGAGTGGCGGGAGGCGCTACTTGCGTACCTGTCGATCTTGTTCGACAAGACCGCAGATTACAGCTCCGCCATCTGCACATGGCATAACTCAGGGGAAAAAATAGGCCATACTTTCGCCCGCTTTGCGCTGCCGATGGTATGGGACATCGCAGAACTTACAGCGATCAATGGCGTTGGTGGCGGCTGGCAGGCACAGCTGGACTGGGTTGCCCGTTACATCGAACATGGGCTTTCGGCCGCATGCGGGCAGGCGCAAACGTTGCAAAGATCAGCGACTCAGATCCTCGACGGTGTGTTCGACGTGGTGGTCACCGACCCGCCGTATTACGATGCCATTCCGTACTCCGACTTGATGGACTTCTTCTACGTCTGGCTGCGCCGCACGCTCTGGGGCGTGTCGCCAGAGTTCGACGCCGCCTTTGCGGCGCCGCTTGCGCCCAAGTGGAACCACGATGCCAACGACGGCGAGCTGATCGACGACGCCTCGCGCTTTGGCGGGGATCGCGAGGCGTCCAAGCGCAACTACGAAGCCGGCATGGCACGCGCCTTCAAGGCCTGCCATGCCGCGCTCAGGCCCGAGGGGCGGCTGGTGATCGTCTTCGCCCACAAGCAGCCCGACGCCTGGGAAACGCTGGTCTCAGCGATCATCCAGGCTGGTTTCGTCGTCGATGGCAGCTGGCCCATCCAGACCGAGATGGGCAACCGGATGCGGGCGATGGCCTCCGCCGCCCTCGCCTCCTCGGTGTGGCTGGTCTGCAGGAAGCGCGACCCGCTGGCCCGCGCCGGATGGGACACCCAGGTGCTCAAGGAGATGGAGTCGAGCATCACGACCAAGCTGCGCGACTTCTGGGATGCCGGCATCCGCGGCCCTGACTTCATCTGGGCCGCCACTGGACCGGCATTGGAGTCATACAGCCGCTATCCGGCAGTCAAGAAGGCGTCCGAACCTGGGGCGCTGATGTCGGTCACCGACTTCCTTGGTCACGTGCGCCGCATCGTGGTGGATTTCGTCGTCGGTCGCGTGCTCTCGCACGGGCAATCAGAGCCCGCGCCTGGCGACCACCCGCTGGACGACGTGACGACGTACTACCTGCTGCATCGCAATGATTTCGGCCTCAAGGAGGCCCCTGCCGGCCCGTGCATCCTCTACGCCGTGTCTTGCGGGCTGTCAGAGCGCGAGCTGGCCGATCAATATGAGCTGCTGGCCAAGAGTGGTGGGGGATCCCAAGCCGAGGACGCGGAGCCCGCGGACGACGACGAGGACGGCGATGCCGAGGAAGCCGCAGCAACCGGCGGTGGTGGCAAGTACAAGCTCAAGGACTGGCGCGCCCGCAAGCACCGCTCGCTGGGTGTGGAGACCGCGAGTGGACGCGCGATTCCGCTGATCGACCAGGTGCACAAGCTGATGCAGCTGTGGGTGGCCGGCGATGTCGTCAAGGTCAACGACTACCTCGACAGCCGCGCGCTGCGCCGCAGCCAGGTGTTCGCGCAGTTGATTCAGGCCTTGATCGAGAAGAGTCGCGCTGAAGGCCGCACAGACGAGTGCTCGATCCTGGAGCGCTTGCAGAACTACCTGCGCTCTGTGGGTAGCACCGCACAAGCGCCGCTCGGGCTTGAGTAA
- a CDS encoding DUF499 domain-containing protein, whose product MAKTTTKPWHQVVQLRDDITNQELSQKQFAADLYDVVMGRNPGVYHDAKEFFALTYPTVKLRDLARDVTWRLSGKSEKAVRQLHMTFGGGKTHSLITLVHLVRDPASLPDIPAVQQFKAHCALEGGLPKARVAAVVFDRLDAEKGMEVTAPDGSVATVKMPWSAIAWQLAGTAGMKLLKDDGTERATPPATGVMEDLLKLARKDGAGVLILFDEVLWFVRVMADTDPAWIGRVREFMHSLTQAVAKVPQCCLVASLLASDPGKMDELGKQISKELYDEFKRVADEGIQPVESQDVPEILRRRLLKLESYTDRTQWPSQVFGALNGVQSIDEYTAKNRAAEEKRYTDAYPFHPALIETLYQKWTQLEGFQQTRGIIKTLASALRDAVKWDQQPLIGAQIFLVEPKSEGLSVAARELANVAQLEQYEGRRQNWTAILEAELAHARKAQDGLLGVQHREIEQAVMATFLHSQPIGQRVTTRELKVLIGVGSPDRIELDKGLSRWSDASWYLDDTFTGDREGGLPKVWRLGSKPNLKQMHHDARQNVSSTAVEEVLEAEIAKAKQLAEGARTLGAKVHVLPARPADIEDDEDFHYAVLGPKAACNGKPGAEARRFIDETTGPDRPRAKNRNAVVLAVPSKDGIDVAREKVRDLLGWEKVREMLKERSDIDTATTARLEANIRAARGEMGSQVIMAYCIAVTVNDSNEVAAYRINVDNDPLFPKMVADKRLRIESTAVNAEALLPGGPFDLWADGDKARFVKDLVGAFAATAKLPKMLNRAAILETLLQGCEAGEFVLRVTRADKPTRTFWMSRPDDNAVNDLSLEVVLSDAAVLSELDPQLLAPGRLPCLWDKEPLTLADLSAYFSGKHFVEVDKGGYTENLLIPEATAQAITDAVAAAVKSGRVWLVNGTVSVLAEDVPAGFVNDSAQLFAPPLPLASVDVLPAQLPSAWQNDATNAHLIHAALSSKGDKVLPWTRVAAALDEAFRLGLIERTLDSGPWPCDLGGAAAVKIVARKSEDKDPPPPKHYGSKAASADLQTHEVQDLADHIDALREATAGHPLRIRVTVEIGEAGKVEQEVIERVNGILGKIKAGWKVG is encoded by the coding sequence ATGGCCAAGACCACCACCAAACCCTGGCACCAGGTCGTGCAGCTGCGCGACGACATCACCAATCAAGAACTGTCGCAGAAGCAGTTTGCGGCGGATTTGTACGACGTGGTGATGGGGCGCAACCCCGGCGTCTATCACGATGCGAAGGAGTTCTTCGCGCTCACGTACCCCACAGTCAAGCTGCGCGATCTGGCGCGCGATGTCACCTGGCGCCTTTCGGGCAAGTCCGAGAAGGCCGTGCGCCAGTTGCACATGACCTTCGGCGGCGGCAAGACCCACTCCTTGATCACGCTGGTGCACTTGGTGCGCGATCCCGCGAGCCTGCCTGACATCCCGGCGGTGCAGCAATTCAAGGCGCACTGCGCACTCGAAGGCGGGCTGCCCAAGGCGCGCGTGGCCGCCGTGGTGTTCGACCGCCTGGATGCCGAGAAGGGCATGGAAGTGACTGCGCCCGATGGCAGCGTGGCGACGGTCAAGATGCCGTGGAGTGCGATTGCCTGGCAGCTGGCCGGCACTGCGGGCATGAAGTTGCTGAAGGATGACGGCACAGAACGCGCGACTCCGCCGGCCACCGGGGTGATGGAGGATCTGCTCAAGCTCGCGCGCAAGGATGGGGCCGGCGTGCTGATCCTGTTCGACGAGGTGCTGTGGTTCGTCCGTGTGATGGCAGATACCGATCCCGCGTGGATTGGCCGCGTGCGCGAGTTCATGCACAGCCTGACCCAGGCCGTCGCCAAGGTACCGCAGTGCTGCCTAGTGGCCTCGTTGCTGGCATCGGACCCCGGCAAGATGGACGAGCTCGGCAAACAGATCAGCAAGGAACTCTACGACGAGTTCAAACGCGTGGCCGATGAAGGCATCCAGCCCGTCGAAAGCCAGGACGTGCCCGAGATCCTTCGGCGCCGGCTGCTCAAGCTGGAGAGCTACACCGACCGCACGCAGTGGCCCAGCCAGGTCTTTGGCGCACTCAATGGCGTTCAGAGCATCGACGAGTACACGGCGAAGAACCGCGCGGCTGAGGAGAAGCGATACACCGACGCCTACCCCTTCCACCCGGCCTTGATCGAGACCCTGTACCAGAAGTGGACGCAGCTCGAAGGGTTCCAGCAGACGCGAGGCATCATCAAGACCCTGGCTTCTGCACTGCGCGACGCGGTGAAGTGGGACCAGCAACCGCTGATCGGCGCCCAGATCTTCCTGGTGGAACCGAAGTCGGAAGGGCTCAGTGTGGCCGCGCGCGAGCTGGCCAACGTGGCGCAGCTGGAGCAGTACGAAGGCCGCCGGCAGAACTGGACGGCCATCCTGGAGGCCGAACTTGCCCATGCACGCAAGGCACAGGACGGTCTGCTGGGTGTCCAGCACCGTGAGATCGAGCAAGCGGTGATGGCAACGTTCCTCCACTCGCAGCCCATTGGTCAGCGCGTGACCACGCGCGAGCTGAAGGTATTGATTGGCGTCGGATCCCCGGACCGCATCGAGTTGGACAAGGGGCTTTCGCGTTGGTCAGATGCCTCTTGGTATCTCGATGACACGTTCACCGGCGACCGTGAAGGTGGACTGCCCAAGGTATGGCGCCTCGGGTCCAAGCCGAACCTGAAGCAGATGCACCACGACGCGCGCCAGAACGTGAGCTCGACGGCCGTGGAAGAAGTTCTGGAGGCCGAAATCGCCAAGGCGAAACAGCTCGCTGAAGGCGCTCGCACGCTGGGTGCCAAAGTCCACGTGCTGCCGGCGCGTCCAGCTGACATCGAGGACGACGAAGACTTCCACTACGCCGTGCTCGGCCCCAAGGCTGCGTGCAATGGCAAGCCGGGCGCCGAGGCCAGGCGCTTCATTGACGAGACGACGGGCCCGGACAGGCCGCGTGCGAAGAACCGTAACGCCGTCGTGCTGGCGGTACCGTCCAAGGACGGCATCGACGTCGCCCGCGAGAAGGTGCGTGACCTGTTGGGCTGGGAGAAGGTACGCGAGATGCTCAAGGAGCGCAGCGACATCGACACCGCAACCACCGCGCGCCTGGAAGCCAATATTCGCGCAGCCCGTGGGGAGATGGGGTCGCAGGTCATCATGGCCTACTGCATCGCCGTCACGGTCAACGACAGCAACGAAGTGGCCGCATACCGGATCAACGTCGACAACGACCCGCTCTTCCCCAAGATGGTCGCGGACAAGCGACTGCGGATCGAGAGCACCGCGGTCAACGCCGAGGCGCTGCTGCCTGGCGGGCCGTTCGATTTGTGGGCGGATGGGGACAAGGCGCGCTTCGTGAAGGATCTGGTCGGCGCTTTTGCGGCGACGGCCAAGTTGCCCAAGATGCTGAACCGGGCGGCGATCCTGGAGACGCTGTTGCAGGGCTGCGAGGCGGGCGAGTTCGTGCTGCGGGTGACGCGTGCCGACAAACCGACGCGCACGTTCTGGATGTCCCGTCCGGACGACAACGCCGTCAACGACCTGAGCCTTGAAGTGGTGCTGTCTGATGCGGCCGTACTGTCCGAACTGGATCCGCAACTGCTGGCCCCTGGGCGGCTGCCGTGTCTTTGGGACAAGGAGCCTCTCACCCTGGCCGATCTTTCGGCCTACTTCTCAGGCAAGCACTTCGTCGAGGTCGACAAGGGTGGCTATACCGAGAACCTGTTGATTCCCGAGGCCACGGCGCAGGCGATCACCGACGCAGTGGCGGCCGCCGTCAAGAGCGGCCGCGTCTGGTTGGTGAACGGGACGGTGAGCGTGCTGGCCGAAGACGTGCCCGCGGGATTCGTGAACGACTCGGCACAGCTTTTCGCGCCGCCACTTCCGCTCGCGAGCGTTGATGTGTTGCCGGCGCAGCTGCCATCAGCGTGGCAAAACGATGCGACCAACGCGCATCTCATTCATGCAGCGCTCTCGTCGAAGGGGGACAAAGTGCTGCCTTGGACGCGTGTCGCCGCGGCACTCGATGAGGCCTTCCGGCTGGGGCTGATCGAACGGACCCTCGACTCGGGCCCCTGGCCCTGTGATCTGGGCGGTGCGGCGGCGGTCAAGATCGTGGCGCGCAAGAGCGAGGACAAAGATCCGCCTCCGCCCAAGCACTACGGATCGAAGGCGGCCAGCGCGGATCTCCAGACGCACGAGGTTCAGGACCTTGCCGACCACATTGACGCGCTGCGCGAGGCCACTGCGGGCCATCCTCTGCGCATCCGGGTGACGGTGGAGATCGGCGAAGCGGGCAAAGTCGAGCAGGAAGTCATCGAACGGGTCAATGGCATCCTGGGCAAGATCAAGGCGGGCTGGAAGGTGGGCTGA
- the sufD gene encoding Fe-S cluster assembly protein SufD, which translates to MNAPLAQGLEHWLPAPDAGPDWLKERRQQARACLSAQALPHSKQEAWRYTSLKGLLEQRFRAIDAPPSAVRPEDLAAVLIPGLDAHRVVLVNGRFAPELSALDELPDGARVGGLRDWLGRDPESLRDRLDAVRGESNAYFALLNTAGLDDGLVVWLGAGVRLERPLELIQLSVGLDEPRVAQPRHLVQLEAGAQATLIERYVGLGASPYCTNAVIEVALGRAARLRHERLQMEGHNAFHLAGVYVVQDADSHYAGLHIGLGARWARTELNTRFRGEHAEAVLQGLYLAGDGQLLDYHLDIEHAVPHCRSAEGFKGLLIGQGRAVFDGRVLVAKGAQGSDAAMSNRNLILSEQAEIDTKPQLEIQADDVRCSHGTTVGQLEPELLFYLRSRGIDAAQAQRMLCLGFAGEIIDQLGSEAVRGQVAAVIEQRLDEGSGSGASDDGAFEPAPDVSRRT; encoded by the coding sequence ATGAACGCCCCCTTGGCTCAGGGTCTCGAACACTGGTTGCCGGCGCCGGATGCAGGCCCGGACTGGCTCAAGGAGCGTCGCCAGCAGGCGCGTGCCTGCTTGAGTGCCCAGGCGCTGCCGCATTCCAAACAGGAGGCCTGGCGCTACACCAGCCTCAAGGGTCTGCTCGAACAGCGGTTCCGGGCCATCGACGCGCCGCCGAGCGCGGTTCGGCCCGAGGACCTCGCGGCGGTGTTGATCCCGGGCCTCGACGCCCATCGCGTCGTGCTGGTCAATGGCCGTTTCGCCCCCGAGCTCTCGGCCCTGGATGAGCTTCCGGACGGGGCGCGGGTTGGCGGACTGCGCGACTGGCTCGGGCGCGATCCCGAATCCCTGCGCGATCGGCTCGATGCGGTGCGCGGTGAATCCAACGCCTACTTCGCCCTGCTCAATACCGCCGGACTCGACGATGGTCTGGTGGTATGGCTGGGTGCCGGGGTGCGGCTTGAGCGCCCGCTCGAACTCATCCAGCTCTCGGTCGGGCTGGATGAGCCGCGCGTCGCCCAGCCGCGCCATCTGGTGCAGCTCGAGGCCGGTGCCCAGGCGACCCTGATCGAACGCTATGTCGGCCTGGGCGCCTCACCCTACTGCACCAATGCGGTCATAGAGGTCGCGCTCGGGCGCGCGGCCCGACTCAGACACGAACGGTTACAGATGGAGGGGCACAACGCCTTCCATCTCGCTGGTGTTTATGTGGTCCAGGACGCCGACAGCCACTACGCGGGTCTCCACATCGGTCTGGGCGCCCGCTGGGCGCGCACCGAGCTTAACACCCGTTTTCGGGGCGAGCATGCTGAGGCCGTGTTGCAGGGGCTCTATCTGGCCGGCGATGGTCAGTTGCTCGACTACCACCTCGACATCGAGCACGCCGTCCCACACTGTCGCAGCGCGGAGGGCTTCAAGGGGCTGCTCATCGGGCAGGGGCGGGCGGTGTTCGATGGACGGGTGCTGGTCGCCAAGGGCGCCCAAGGGAGCGATGCGGCCATGTCCAACCGCAATCTGATACTCTCCGAGCAGGCCGAGATCGACACCAAACCCCAGCTCGAGATCCAGGCCGATGACGTCAGGTGCAGTCATGGCACCACGGTCGGCCAGCTCGAGCCCGAGCTGCTGTTTTATCTGCGCTCGCGCGGCATCGACGCGGCCCAGGCGCAGCGGATGCTATGTCTCGGCTTTGCGGGTGAGATCATCGACCAGTTGGGGAGCGAGGCCGTGCGTGGGCAGGTGGCCGCGGTGATCGAACAACGGCTGGATGAGGGGAGTGGCTCAGGCGCATCCGACGATGGGGCCTTTGAGCCTGCGCCTGATGTTTCGCGGAGGACGTGA
- a CDS encoding SUF system Fe-S cluster assembly protein, translated as MNRLARFAGFGRDQQRPDAAEREERAALEAGDQEVPVARLDPEELREPIIAALRRVHDPEIPINLYDLGLIYRIDIDNKGDVAIEMTLTAPGCPVAGMMPLMVKRAVEQVEGVGQVRVELVWDPPWSADNMSDEARLQLGLM; from the coding sequence ATGAACAGACTGGCCCGCTTTGCCGGTTTCGGCCGAGATCAACAAAGACCGGACGCCGCGGAGAGAGAAGAACGGGCGGCACTGGAGGCCGGAGACCAGGAGGTCCCAGTGGCGCGCCTGGACCCCGAGGAACTGCGCGAGCCGATCATCGCCGCGCTGCGCCGCGTCCATGACCCCGAGATCCCGATCAATCTCTATGACCTGGGCCTGATCTATCGCATCGACATCGACAACAAGGGCGATGTGGCGATCGAGATGACCCTGACCGCCCCCGGCTGTCCAGTCGCCGGGATGATGCCATTGATGGTCAAGCGCGCCGTGGAACAGGTCGAGGGTGTCGGGCAGGTCAGGGTTGAACTGGTCTGGGATCCACCCTGGAGCGCCGACAACATGAGCGACGAGGCGCGCTTGCAGCTTGGGTTGATGTAA